TGGAGTTCGAGGTCACCCAGGGTCCCAAGGGTCCCCAGGCTGAGAACGTCCGCAACGCCTGATCGTTCCACGCGAGGGCCCCGACCGTCTCTGACGGCCGGGGCCTTCGTGCGTCCCGGCGCGTATTCGCCAGTGCGGCGGCCCAAGCCCTACGATTGCCGACGGCCCACACCCCTTCCCAGGAGTTCACCGTGGCTTTTCGCCTTCGTCTCCGTCCCGTGGACGACACGTTCTTCGATCTGTTCACCGACGCCAGCAAGCACCTGGTCACCGGCGCCGACCTGCTCTCCGAGATGCTCGGCGGCCTGCAGCACGGCGGCGGCGACCGCAACGAGCTGGCCGAGCGGATGCGCGAGGAGGAGCACCGCGCCGACGAGGACACCCACGCGATCATCCGCAAGGTGAACTCGACGTTCGTCACGCCGTTCGACCGCGAGGACATCTACGCGCTCGCCTCGGCCCTCGACGACGTCATGGACTTCATGGAGGAGGCCGTCGACCTCGTCGTCCTCTACGAGATCGAGGCGCTGCCCGAGGGCGTCGCCGACCAGGTCGAGGTGCTGCGCCGCTGCGCCGGCATCTGCGCCGAGGCGATGCCGCACCTGCGGAGCATGAAGGACCTCGACGAGTTCTGGATCGAGATCAACCGCCTCGAGAACGCCGGCGACAAGTCCTACCGGCTGATCCTGGCGCACCTGTTCAGCGGCGCCTACGAGGCGCTCGAGGTGCTCAAGCTCAAGGACGTCGTCGACTCCCTCGAGGCCGCGATCGACGGCTTCGAGAAGGTCGCCAACATCGTCGAGCAGATCGCCGTCAAGGAGTCCTGAGCGTGGACCTCGCGATCATCATCGCGGTCGTCGTCGTCGCTCTCGTCTTCGACTACACCAACGGCTTCCACGACGCCGCCAACGCCATCGCGACCTCGGTCTCGACCCGGGCGCTGACCCCGCGCATCGCCCTGGCGATGGCGGCGGTCATGAACTTCGTGGGCGCCTTCCTCGGTCAGGAGGTCGCCAACACCGTCGGCGGCGTCATCACGCCGTCGCAGACCACCAGCGGCATGGTGGTGGTGATGGCCGGGCTCTTCGGCGCCATCGCCTGGAACCTGCTGACCTGGTACTTCGGCCTGCCCTCGTCGTCCTCCCACGCCCTCATCGGCGGCCTCGTCGGCGCCGCGGTGGCGTCGGGCTCGGGGGTCAAGTGGGACGTCATCCTCGAGAAGATCGTCATCCCGATGGTCGCCTCGCCGCTCTTCGGCTTCGCCGCGGCGGCGCTCGTGATGATCGCGATCATGTGGATCTTCAAGCGCGCGAACCCCAGCAAGGCGCAGCGCGGCTTCCGTGCGGCGCAGACGCTGAGCGCCGCGGCCATGGCGCTGGGCCACGGCCTGCAGGACGCCCAGAAGACGATGGGCGTCATCTTCCTGGCCCTGGTCACCGGCGGCTTCGCCTCGGCCGACGACGACCTGCCGTTCTGGGTCATCCTGTCGGCGGCCGCCGCCATCTCGGCGGGCACCTACGCCGGCGGCTGGCGCATCATGCGCACCCTCGGCCGGCGCATCATCGACCTCGACCCGGCCCGCGGCTTCGCCGCCGAGTCGGTGGCGGCCGGTGTGCTCTACACGACCGCCTTCGCCTTCGAGGCCCCGATCTCGACCACCCACACCATCACCTCCGCCGTCATGGGCGTCGGTGCGACCAAGCGTCTCTCCGCCGTTCGCTGGGGCGTCGCCCGCAGCATCATCGCCGCCTGGGTCCTCACCTTCCCGATGGCCGGCCTCGTCGCCGCCCTCACCTACGAGATCCTCCACAACGTCTTCCAGCTCCCCTGACCCCCCTCCGCGAAGCGTCAGGTGTGTACGCGCGA
This DNA window, taken from Nocardioides sp. HDW12B, encodes the following:
- a CDS encoding DUF47 family protein, whose protein sequence is MDDTFFDLFTDASKHLVTGADLLSEMLGGLQHGGGDRNELAERMREEEHRADEDTHAIIRKVNSTFVTPFDREDIYALASALDDVMDFMEEAVDLVVLYEIEALPEGVADQVEVLRRCAGICAEAMPHLRSMKDLDEFWIEINRLENAGDKSYRLILAHLFSGAYEALEVLKLKDVVDSLEAAIDGFEKVANIVEQIAVKES
- a CDS encoding inorganic phosphate transporter — translated: MDLAIIIAVVVVALVFDYTNGFHDAANAIATSVSTRALTPRIALAMAAVMNFVGAFLGQEVANTVGGVITPSQTTSGMVVVMAGLFGAIAWNLLTWYFGLPSSSSHALIGGLVGAAVASGSGVKWDVILEKIVIPMVASPLFGFAAAALVMIAIMWIFKRANPSKAQRGFRAAQTLSAAAMALGHGLQDAQKTMGVIFLALVTGGFASADDDLPFWVILSAAAAISAGTYAGGWRIMRTLGRRIIDLDPARGFAAESVAAGVLYTTAFAFEAPISTTHTITSAVMGVGATKRLSAVRWGVARSIIAAWVLTFPMAGLVAALTYEILHNVFQLP